One region of Nitrosopumilaceae archaeon genomic DNA includes:
- the thsB gene encoding thermosome subunit beta produces MSLQNSQGGIPVVILKDGAQQTKGRDAQKNNITAAKLIAEIVHTSLGPRGMDKMLVDSLGDVTITNDGATILKEIDVQHPAAKMLVEISKATDNEVGDGTTSAVVLAGALLENAESLILQEVHPTIIVDGYRKAAQKTKELLAKIADKVSPTDKEILDKIARTAMQTKLVRKDSTNLADIVVKAVLAVAEKTEDGYAVDIDDIKVEKKAGGSIKDTYLTKGIVLDKEVVHSGMPKKIANAKIALVNSALEIDKTEFDAKINISNPQQMKSFLDEENRMIKNMVDKVIASGANVLLCQKGIDDIAQHYLAKAGILTVRRVKESDLSKLAKATGARMVTNLDDLFEKDLGSAENVEERKVETDRWVFVEGCKHPKAVTILVRGGSQRVVDEVERSIHDSLMVVKDVMENPWIVAGGGAPETYAATKLREWAKSLEGREQLAVEKFADSLEVIPLTLAENAGMDPIDTLASLRSRQLKGNKWTGIDVMKGIVTSMHSTDIFEPLSVKNQIVSSATEAACMILRIDDVIAIAKSAGPPPGAEGMGGMGGMPGMGGMGGMGGMGGMPPMDM; encoded by the coding sequence ATGTCATTACAAAATTCACAAGGCGGAATTCCAGTTGTTATACTAAAAGACGGTGCACAACAGACCAAAGGCCGTGATGCCCAAAAAAATAACATTACTGCTGCAAAACTGATTGCAGAGATAGTCCATACAAGCCTTGGTCCAAGAGGAATGGACAAGATGCTTGTAGATTCCCTAGGTGATGTTACAATTACAAATGATGGGGCAACAATTCTAAAAGAAATTGATGTTCAGCATCCTGCAGCAAAAATGCTAGTAGAAATCTCAAAAGCAACAGACAATGAGGTAGGAGATGGAACAACTTCTGCAGTAGTTCTGGCAGGCGCATTATTAGAAAACGCTGAATCTCTCATACTACAAGAGGTCCATCCGACAATTATTGTAGATGGATATAGAAAAGCAGCACAAAAGACAAAAGAGCTTTTGGCAAAAATTGCAGACAAGGTATCTCCAACAGACAAAGAAATTCTTGACAAAATTGCAAGGACAGCAATGCAAACAAAACTTGTCAGAAAGGACTCTACTAATCTTGCAGACATTGTAGTAAAGGCTGTACTTGCCGTAGCTGAAAAAACAGAAGATGGTTATGCAGTAGATATTGATGATATCAAAGTAGAAAAGAAAGCAGGCGGTTCCATAAAAGATACCTATCTAACAAAAGGAATTGTACTAGACAAAGAAGTTGTTCATAGCGGCATGCCAAAAAAGATTGCCAATGCAAAGATTGCACTAGTTAACAGTGCACTTGAGATTGATAAAACTGAGTTTGATGCAAAAATAAACATATCAAATCCACAACAAATGAAATCATTTCTGGATGAAGAAAACAGGATGATCAAAAACATGGTGGACAAAGTAATTGCATCTGGCGCAAACGTATTGCTATGTCAAAAAGGCATTGATGATATTGCACAACACTATCTTGCAAAAGCAGGAATACTTACAGTAAGAAGAGTAAAAGAAAGCGATCTTTCAAAACTTGCAAAGGCAACTGGTGCAAGAATGGTAACAAATCTTGATGATCTGTTTGAAAAAGACTTGGGATCTGCAGAAAACGTAGAAGAAAGAAAAGTAGAGACAGACAGATGGGTCTTCGTTGAAGGATGCAAGCATCCAAAAGCTGTGACCATTCTTGTGAGAGGAGGATCACAAAGAGTTGTTGATGAAGTAGAAAGATCAATTCACGATTCATTAATGGTTGTAAAAGATGTAATGGAAAATCCCTGGATTGTAGCTGGTGGTGGTGCACCAGAGACTTATGCTGCAACAAAGCTTAGAGAATGGGCAAAATCACTTGAGGGACGTGAACAACTAGCCGTAGAAAAATTTGCAGACTCACTTGAAGTAATTCCTCTCACACTTGCTGAAAACGCAGGCATGGATCCAATTGATACCTTAGCATCACTACGCTCAAGACAACTCAAAGGAAACAAATGGACTGGAATAGATGTAATGAAAGGCATAGTCACAAGCATGCATTCTACTGATATCTTTGAACCACTTTCTGTGAAGAATCAAATTGTTTCATCTGCCACTGAGGCAGCATGCATGATCTTAAGAATTGATGATGTAATTGCTATTGCAAAATCTGCAGGTCCTCCACCAGGTGCAGAAGGAATGGGCGGTATGGGAGGCATGCCAGGAATGGGAGGCATGGGCGGTATGGGTGGAATGGGCGGTATGCCACCCATGGATATGTAA